The proteins below come from a single Procambarus clarkii isolate CNS0578487 chromosome 54, FALCON_Pclarkii_2.0, whole genome shotgun sequence genomic window:
- the LOC138352600 gene encoding PE-PGRS family protein PE_PGRS33-like produces MILEANDTGFTPCNVVEKGRWCDGAVGGEGGVTELVDGEGGVTVQVGGEGGVTVLVDGEGGVTVQVGEEGGVTVLVGGEGGVTVLVGGEGGVTVLVGGEGGVTVLVGGEGGVTVLVGGEGGVTVLVDGEGGVTVQVGGEGGVTVLVGGEGGVTVLVDGEGGVTVEVGGEGGVTVLVDGEGGVTVQVGGEGGVTVLVDGEGGVTVLVGGEGGVTVLVGGERGVTVLVGGEGGVTVLVGGEGGVTVLVGGEGGVMVLVGGEGGVTVLVGGEGGVTVLVGGEGGVTVWVEGEGSVTLLMTSAGSAPSLPATTCDGPRESQCAAGCQWGRICEFVANSKLCVI; encoded by the exons ggaaggtggtgtgacggTGCTGTGGGCGGGGAAGGTGGTGTGACGGAGCTGGTGGACGGGGAAGGTGGTGTGACGGTGCAGGTGGGCGGGGAAGGTGGTGTGACGGTACTGGTGGACGGGGAAGGTGGTGTGACGGTGCAGGTGGGCGAGGAAGGTGGTGTGACGGTGCTGGTGGGCGGGGAAGGTGGTGTGACGGTGCTGGTGGGCGGGGAAGGTGGTGTGACGGTGCTGGTGGGCGGGGAAGGTGGTGTGACGGTGCTGGTGGGCGGGGAAGGTGGTGTGACGGTGCTGGTGGGCGGGGAAGGTGGTGTGACGGTACTGGTGGACGGGGAAGGTGGTGTGACGGTGCAGGTGGGCGGGGAAGGTGGTGTGACGGTGCTGGTGGGCGGGGAAggtggtgtgacggtgttggtggacggggaaggtggtgtgacggtggAGGTGGGCGGGGAAGGTGGTGTGACGGTGCTGGTGGACGGGGAAGGTGGTGTGACGGTGCAGGTGGGCGGGGAAGGTGGTGTGACGGTGCTG GTGGACGGGGAAGGTGGTGTGACGGTGCTGGTGGGCGGGGAAGGTGGTGTGACGGTGCTGGTGGGCGGGGAACGTGGTGTGACGGTGCTGGTGGGCGGGGAAGGTGGTGTGACGGTGCTGGTGGGCGGGGAAGGTGGTGTGACGGTGCTGGTGGGCGGGGAAggtggtgtgatggtgctggtgggcgGGGAAGGTGGTGTGACAGTGCTGGTGGGCGGGGAAGGTGGTGTGACGGTGCTGGTGGGCGGGGAAGGTGGTGTGACGGTATGGGTGGAAGGGGAAGGTAGTGTGACATTGTTGATGACGTCAGCAGGCTCCGCCCCCTCTCTCCCCGCCACAACATGTGATGGTCCACGTGAGTCTCAGTGTGCCGCTGGCTGTCAGTGGGGAAGGATCTGTGAGTTTGTAGCGAATTCAAAACTGTGTGTAATATGA